The Blautia luti nucleotide sequence ATCCAAAGCTGTTGTAGAACTGTAGGATTTGACGGAAACCGTTATACATAGTATGATGGGAGCTGGTTGCAAATGTGTTTCGGCACAATTGAAAAGTAAAAGCAAAAATATATAGCAAGGGCACGGCTGGAGCATTTTCCGGTCGTGCCTGAAAGAGTAAATGGAGGAATTTTACAAATGGCAATTTTAAAATTAAAACCAAGTTGCAAAGACTATCTCTGGGGCGGCACAAGATTAAGAACAGAATTTGGGATTGAGTACGATAAAGATCCTCTGGCTGAATCATGGGAACTTTCCTGCCATCCAGACGGACCAAGCTATATCGTAAACGGAGAATATGCAGGTAAAACTCTCCAGGAATATATTGATGCCAAGGGCAAAGAGATCCTGGGTACAGACTGCCAGTCCTTCGAGCAGTTCCCGGTTCTGATCAAATTTATCGATGCAAAGAAGGATCTGTCCATTCAGGTACATCCGGATAATACTTATGCCCTGAAGAATGAAGGCCAGTATGGTAAAACAGAGATGTGGTATGTAATGGATGCAGAAGAGGGAGCAAGTCTGCTCTACGGCTTTAACAGAGAAGTTTCTGAGGAAGAATTCGAAGAGCGTATCCACAACCATACTCTTCTGGAAGTCCTGAATAAAGTGATGATCCATAAAGGTGATGTTCTTTTCATCGATCCGGGTACTATCCATGCCATCGGTGCAGGAAGCCTGATCGCTGAAATCCAGCAGAACTCCAATGTTACATACCGTGTTTACGACTATGGTCGTAAAGGTCAGGATGGAAAAGAGAGAGAGCTTCATGTAGACAAAGCCCTTCAGGTAACCAAACGTGAACCGGCAGCTACAGACAGAGACTTCGGACCACACGTTGCATCCTGTGAATATTTCACAGTAGATAAAGTGATTCTGGACGGTCTGAGAAGAAAGAAACTTACAGGGGAAGCAGATGAGACTTCTTTCGTAAGTGTACTGGTAATGAGCGGAGCAGGTAAGGTTACTGCAGGCGGCGAAACATTAGAAGTTAAGAAAGGTGACAGCATCTTTATCACAGCCGGTTCCGGCGAATATGAGCTGGAAGGCGATATGGAGGCACTGCTTACCACTGTATAAATAAGCGTACTTCTTAAAAAATTATTGAAGAAAAAGTTTTTACAGAAAGCCTGTGAAGCCTGTAAAAACTTTTTCTTTTTTTGCTTATCAGACAGGTGACGCAGACCGGATTATTTTGTATTTTTAAAAAAACATATAAATATATGAAGGAAAACAGCAGGATTTCCGCAGAAACAGCCTTGCAATTTGTGATGAATACGTTATAATAAAAAAACGTAACGAACCTGGATTGGTTAGACCAATATAAAGGAGTTGAATATTTGAAAAATAAAAAAGAACGAGACTGGAAGTTTATTATCGGTATGATTGTTCTGCTCGCCATTTTTGCTGTAATGGGAGGTGCTTTCTGGAATATGGTAGGAAAGCAGGCACAGATGGTCAGGGAGGAAGAGCAGAAAGAGGAAGCAAATGCTATTTCTGCAATCTATATCGAGACAGGAGAATTTCTGAAGACCGGAGTTTTTGTGGATCTGAACAATGGAACTATTTTCAGCGCAGACATACCGGCAGAGGGCATTTACAATAAAAAAGGAAAATTAATTTCCGATGATGTATTGGAAAATGGGGATGAAGTAAAAATATACGGCGACGGGATCATGCTGGAATCTTTTCCGGGACAATATCCGGGTGTAACGAAGATCCAGAGAACAGGGCGGGCATCTCTTGAGGAAACCCAGGAGTATGAAGACCTGGTGAATGGAATGATGAAACCTGCAGCCGTTCAGTAAGAATTAGAGGAGACTGAAAATGAAATACGTAAGACAATTCTGGATCATTTTACTGATATCCGCAATGGGAGAGACACTGCACGTCCTGATCCCGCTTCCTGTACCTGCAAGTGTGTATGGACTGGTGATCATGCTGATCGCACTGGGAACACACATTATCAAGCTGGAACAGGTCAAAGAAGCAGCTGAATTTCTCATAGAGATCATGCCGGTTATGTTTATCCCGGCAGGAGTAGGATTACTGACAGCATGGAGCGTACTGAAACCGGTATGTGTGCCGATCATTCTGATCACCGTGATCACTACAGTTGTGGTTATGATTGTAACAGGTCGTGTCACTCAGACGGTTATTCGTATGGACAGAAAGAAAGGACAGAAGAAATCATGACACAATTTATGAGCAATTCCATATTCTTTGGTGCAGCGATCAGCCTGATTGCATATGAAGCAGGACTTTTTTTGAAGAGAAAATTTAAGATGGCGATCTTTAACCCACTTCTGATCGCGATCATCGCAGTAATGGCAGTTCTCTCTTTATTACACATAGATTATGACACTTATAACCAGAGCGGCCAGTATATCAGCTATCTGCTCACCCCTGCGACTGTCTGCCTGGCAGTTCCGCTGTATCAGCAGATAGAACTTCTGAAAAAGAATCTCAAAGCAGTGGTGATCGGAATTGTTTCCGGCGTACTTGCAAGTATGGTCAGTGTATTGCTGTTTGCCAAACTGTTCCGGCTGAGTCATGAGCAGTATGTCACACTTCTTCCCAAGTCCATCACGACAGCTATCGGAATGGGTGTCTCTGAAGAACTTGGTGGTATCGTAACGATCACAGTTGCAGTTATCATCATCACCGGAGTTCTGGGAAATATGATCGCAGAAACCGTGATCAAACTGGCACACATCGAAGAGCCTATCGCCAAAGGTCTCGCACTTGGAACTTCCGCCCATGCCATCGGCACAGCGAAGGCAATGGAACTGGGGGAAGTCGAAGGCGCTATGAGCAGCCTTGCTATTGCAGTTGCCGGTCTGCTGACCGTTGTCAGTGCATCTGTGTTTGCACAGTTTATGTAGGGAAAAACAGAACAGGAAATAAAAAAGGTCTGCTGTACGGCAGGCTTTTTTTATTTCCATAAAAAGATCCTAAAAAACAAAACAAATGTTCGAAAAACTCTTCCATTTTCAAATAAGGTGTGGTATTATAAATCAAAAGCGAATACATGTTCGGAAAATATGTTCGGAATATATGTTTGATATGAAGAATACGAGGAGGAAAAAGAAATGACAAATACAGCAGGTACCACACAGGAAATGAGAAGAAAAAGAGAGAACCATAAACTTTCCAGAACAATGGCAGCAGTGATAGGTCTGATCGTTACTCTGGAGGTAATGGTTGCAGGGGGAATGATCTTTAATGTGGATTTTCATTCCACAGACCTTATTGCCCTGATTTTCGGATTTATGGTGCTGTATGCAGGGGTTGTGGCTGTGCTTACAGATAATTAAATTATGAGTTACACCCATATACCTATTAGACAAAAAGCACTTCGAATGGTATGATATAAACATATATCATAATGGGTATGAAGAATACCAAAAAGGGGTAAATATGACTGTAAAATCAAGCCTTTTGGAGATGCTGGAGAAGAATAAAGGGGAAGTACTCTCGGGTGAAAGGATTGCCGGTACGCTGGGCTGCACTAGGGCAGCAGTGTGGAAAGCAGTGAAATCACTCCGGGAAGAAGGATATCATATTGAGGCAGGTCCGAATAAAGGATATATGCTTGCGAAGGATACAAACCGTTTGTCTCAGGAAGGAATCCGCCTGTTTCTGGATGATCCTGATGTGAGGATAGACATTTATGACGAACTGGAGTCCACAAATCAGACAGCCAAGAAAGAAGCGATGATGGGAGAAGCAGGACATGGCGCATTTGTAATTGCCAGAAGCCAGACAGCAGGCAGGGGCAGAAGGGGACGGGAATTTTATTCCCCGGCAGATGCGGGACTTTATATGAGCGTGATCCTGAAGCCTCAGGGAACCATACATGACAGCCTGTTGATCACTACAGCTGCAGCAGTGGCTGTGTACAGGGCAGTTGAACAGATCTGTGGGATCCGGCTGGATATCAAATGGGTAAACGACCTGTTTTATCAGGGAAGGAAAGTCTGTGGAATCCTTACAGAGGCTGTTACAGACTTTGAGAGCGGAGATATAGAATTTGTGGTAGTAGGTATGGGACTGAATATCTGTCTGGAACCGGAGCTGCTACCGGAATCATTGAAGGAAGTTGCCGGCGCGCTTTATCAGGATCAGGAGGAAGCAGAGCAGACAGACCGGAACAGACTTGCCGCAATGATCGTAAATGAACTGAGAAAAGAAACGAAAGATCTGAAACTGTCCCCGGATTATGTGGCACACAATATGATCCTCGGACACCAGATTACAATTACAGATGGAACTTCTGTCCGAAAGGCAGAAGCACTGGAAATCTGCCCGGATGGACGCCTGAAAGTAAGAGAAGAGAACGGAGAAGAGACGATATTTTCTTTCGGGGAGGTTTCGGTGGCGCTGTGATTTTGCGTAGCAATTAATCATGTGTAACGTAAAAACGAGATTCAGACATATAAAATCTGAATCTCGTTTGCTTTTCAGGATTCGGCTGGGGATGTGCTGTCATCTTCTGTCATAACTGCAGGAGATGTTTTCGGTAATGAATCTGATGAGGAGTCTGATAAGGTTTCATCTGTACCATCCGTAGTAATGTCTTCCGGGTGAATATCCGGTTCATTGGAAGGTGCAACAGGAGTGTTTTGCTGGTATGGACGATAGGGCGTCCAGTAATGCTCCTCTTTGTTGTTGTTTAACGGTTCATTCTCCAGTTCATCTTTCTTGCGTGTAAGAATATAGATTCCTGCAAGGATGATCATCACTGCGATCACCAGCTGAGGCAGATGATATGCGAAGCTTCCAAGAATGTCAGCCAGATAATCAGGCAGGATTATATAGAAGAAATCCACGATGTTATTCCACAGGATAGAAGCTCCGAATATGATCAGAACAATTGCTGTCAGTTTCCTGTGCTCACCGATCAGGGCATGGAAATCTTCAGCCAGCTGATCAATATGGAAAATATAAGAATCTTCTATGGAATAAAATTCTTCTTCAGAGAGAGATTTCAGGTTGTGTACATTAAAGAAACTGTAGAACCAGATGATCGGGATCAGGAAGATAAGCCAATCCATTCCGGTACATGATCCCACAGCAAATACACCCCAGAACATCAGCATGATACTGAGTCCTTGTTTTTTAAACCCCATATACATTTCTCCTGCGCCCGGGATCAGGGAGAAGATAAAAAGCCAGAATCCACGTTTTTGTTTTTGCATACTTTATTTGCCTCCATTCATTATTTTACTGGAAAAATCACTGATATACTGAACCAGAGAACTGGTACCATCACAGATGCTCTGATTAATACCTCTGGAAAAATCATAAAGCTGGCTGCTGTGTTCCTGTACCGTACGTTCACTCTGAACAGAAGAGCAATTTGATCTTAACTCTGAGAAGTCGATATCCGGAATACTGAACAGAAGAAGCAGTGCAGCAGCAACGCCCGCAGCAGTCTGCAGACCATATCGCAGAAACTGAACTTTACGTGAGACTTTATTTGCAGCCCGTGCAAACTGAACCTCGCTGGATATGGCTTTATCCATAATTTGTTCTGCCAGATAAGAAGGGGCAGTAACCGGACTGTGGTTTTCCTGTTCTATCATCTGGTCAAGACATGAATCGCAGTGATCCAGATGCGACAGAAATTCAATGAGTTCCTGCTCGTTCATAGTACCGTTGTCAAATTCTATTAAATCATTCTTATCGATATGCATCTAATCACTCCTTTCAAGCATTTTTTTCAGCATAGCCCTTGCACGATAGAGCTGTGTCTGGATTGTTTTCGGATTTTTGCCGGTCCGTTGTGCAATTTCCACTACAGATAGTTCCTGACAGAAATGAGCATAAGCGACTTCCTTATAAGGGCTCTTCAGCTGCATACACAATGCTTTTACCCGGGCATTGGAATCTGTCAGCATATATTCGTCTTCGGGAGAAGACTGTTGATCAGGAATCTGGGAAAAGTATGTATCTTCTGTGGGAATACTGCGGCGCCCGGCGGCTTTCAGATAGTCCAGACATTTCCGGACAGCGATCTTACTTAGCCAGGCTTTTTCATAAGTGCCATCAAAACGGGACAGGTTTTTGTAGGCAGACAGAAATACTTCCTGAGTGAGATCC carries:
- a CDS encoding type I phosphomannose isomerase catalytic subunit; translated protein: MAILKLKPSCKDYLWGGTRLRTEFGIEYDKDPLAESWELSCHPDGPSYIVNGEYAGKTLQEYIDAKGKEILGTDCQSFEQFPVLIKFIDAKKDLSIQVHPDNTYALKNEGQYGKTEMWYVMDAEEGASLLYGFNREVSEEEFEERIHNHTLLEVLNKVMIHKGDVLFIDPGTIHAIGAGSLIAEIQQNSNVTYRVYDYGRKGQDGKERELHVDKALQVTKREPAATDRDFGPHVASCEYFTVDKVILDGLRRKKLTGEADETSFVSVLVMSGAGKVTAGGETLEVKKGDSIFITAGSGEYELEGDMEALLTTV
- a CDS encoding RNA polymerase sigma factor produces the protein MITEKQYLEYLITQYQNLIYSICLKSVGNPFDAEDLTQEVFLSAYKNLSRFDGTYEKAWLSKIAVRKCLDYLKAAGRRSIPTEDTYFSQIPDQQSSPEDEYMLTDSNARVKALCMQLKSPYKEVAYAHFCQELSVVEIAQRTGKNPKTIQTQLYRARAMLKKMLERSD
- a CDS encoding biotin--[acetyl-CoA-carboxylase] ligase: MTVKSSLLEMLEKNKGEVLSGERIAGTLGCTRAAVWKAVKSLREEGYHIEAGPNKGYMLAKDTNRLSQEGIRLFLDDPDVRIDIYDELESTNQTAKKEAMMGEAGHGAFVIARSQTAGRGRRGREFYSPADAGLYMSVILKPQGTIHDSLLITTAAAVAVYRAVEQICGIRLDIKWVNDLFYQGRKVCGILTEAVTDFESGDIEFVVVGMGLNICLEPELLPESLKEVAGALYQDQEEAEQTDRNRLAAMIVNELRKETKDLKLSPDYVAHNMILGHQITITDGTSVRKAEALEICPDGRLKVREENGEETIFSFGEVSVAL
- a CDS encoding CidA/LrgA family protein, with amino-acid sequence MKYVRQFWIILLISAMGETLHVLIPLPVPASVYGLVIMLIALGTHIIKLEQVKEAAEFLIEIMPVMFIPAGVGLLTAWSVLKPVCVPIILITVITTVVVMIVTGRVTQTVIRMDRKKGQKKS
- a CDS encoding LrgB family protein; the protein is MTQFMSNSIFFGAAISLIAYEAGLFLKRKFKMAIFNPLLIAIIAVMAVLSLLHIDYDTYNQSGQYISYLLTPATVCLAVPLYQQIELLKKNLKAVVIGIVSGVLASMVSVLLFAKLFRLSHEQYVTLLPKSITTAIGMGVSEELGGIVTITVAVIIITGVLGNMIAETVIKLAHIEEPIAKGLALGTSAHAIGTAKAMELGEVEGAMSSLAIAVAGLLTVVSASVFAQFM